Proteins from a genomic interval of Granulicella sp. L56:
- a CDS encoding MliC family protein gives MQPMAVIAGVMLIAATGASAAAENLSVQLPGVPVTRIQASFECGADGVALGLPAGPFTVEYLNAGKNHLAILPVHGQALIFSNVISGSGARYAAGRYIWWDAGAHGVTLYAEGVDGHPKAECHLVKKQ, from the coding sequence CAACCCATGGCTGTGATTGCCGGTGTGATGTTGATAGCGGCGACAGGTGCGTCCGCCGCTGCGGAGAACCTCTCCGTGCAATTGCCCGGCGTTCCGGTCACGCGAATTCAAGCCAGCTTCGAATGCGGTGCCGACGGCGTTGCGCTGGGACTGCCTGCAGGGCCTTTCACGGTCGAATACCTGAATGCCGGAAAGAACCATCTGGCAATCCTTCCTGTTCACGGCCAGGCGCTGATCTTTTCGAATGTGATCTCCGGTTCGGGCGCGCGCTATGCCGCCGGTCGCTATATCTGGTGGGACGCCGGAGCTCATGGCGTGACCCTCTATGCCGAAGGTGTCGACGGACATCCCAAGGCCGAATGCCATCTGGTGAAGAAGCAATGA
- a CDS encoding alpha-L-rhamnosidase C-terminal domain-containing protein produces the protein MRFACGVLAASIFGIGAMAQDLPPTTGSAQNGQSSLDPTRGITDPVLESSLHKPLPEEYIWVAADAETPKTDAAKPYFFRHQFSVTTIPSEATLYLAGPHNVKVWLNGKMAGHAERDASSPLSTHVFAMPIKKFLRSGENTIAIEATRGDGVSGTGQALVVKLLPLTPWVNESNTTPLMMSDGSWKASTEVATDWQSPDFKEADWQPAHSFGGIESSIEFFQRNSDAGLYNWPGYDGISNFLAHLKVPAQKIIDQYPGQGQFIHLNAITSEVGQDELEVKLPATTLTNEEAPSLFLDFGKELVGHVEIVSDSDSPATVTVQMGESEAEALHEPYLGVDQLTIPAHGTAYGPKSAFRYVKLRFVGGGPSLRFKAIHVDDIYYPVKYAGSFESSDPMLNKIWETGAYTAHLCMQDDIWDASKRDRARWMGDTDVSGRVIEDVFGDKPLMEDTLDRLMGPAPIENHVNGIPGYSSFWFTEVADYYRHTGSKEFLESEHARLLQLLNYVDGEFDARGVFANTRKQWLYVDWSPDLNGDTPETRRATTLEFYRAYREAVWLLRQLGDNANADKYQARAAAIEAGTQKYLLDPATETYGPRWQTNAAAIISGTAGPQQYPAIWNHVLSNVGHIKYNALIITPYYNYYVISAMAEMNHRKDALAWIRQYWGGMIDEGATSFWEGYDPSWYKGNFHAALQADDGSGYFVSLAHGWSSGPTAWLMEQILGIEPTGPGFSTVNIRPDLADLSWAKGAEPTPHGLLKVDVRRDATKVALAIDVPEGVVAKVAVPVISASAHVLVNGKAQKAVAAENGTRLIVTLDSPGHYTLGSK, from the coding sequence GTGCGTTTCGCGTGTGGGGTTCTGGCAGCTTCGATATTTGGCATAGGCGCGATGGCGCAGGACCTTCCACCAACAACAGGGTCCGCACAGAATGGGCAATCGTCATTGGATCCGACGCGAGGCATCACAGATCCGGTGTTGGAATCGAGCCTGCACAAACCGCTGCCGGAGGAGTACATCTGGGTTGCTGCGGATGCTGAAACTCCGAAAACCGACGCAGCCAAGCCATATTTCTTCCGCCATCAATTTTCCGTCACGACGATACCTTCTGAGGCGACGCTCTATCTCGCGGGGCCGCACAACGTAAAGGTATGGCTCAACGGAAAGATGGCTGGACACGCGGAACGCGACGCATCGTCACCCCTGAGTACGCATGTGTTCGCCATGCCGATAAAGAAATTTCTACGCTCCGGCGAGAACACCATTGCCATCGAAGCTACACGCGGAGATGGAGTGAGTGGCACGGGGCAGGCGCTTGTCGTGAAGCTTCTGCCGCTCACACCATGGGTGAACGAGAGCAACACAACACCGCTGATGATGAGCGATGGCAGTTGGAAGGCTTCCACCGAGGTCGCGACAGACTGGCAGAGCCCGGACTTCAAAGAAGCTGACTGGCAGCCAGCCCATAGCTTCGGCGGCATCGAAAGCTCGATCGAATTCTTCCAGCGCAACTCCGACGCCGGACTCTACAACTGGCCTGGCTACGATGGCATCTCCAACTTTCTCGCGCACCTCAAGGTTCCCGCACAAAAGATCATCGATCAATATCCGGGGCAGGGACAGTTCATCCATCTCAACGCAATCACCTCGGAGGTCGGACAGGACGAGTTGGAGGTGAAGCTGCCCGCAACCACGCTGACCAATGAAGAAGCACCTAGCCTCTTTCTCGACTTCGGCAAAGAGCTTGTTGGCCACGTGGAGATCGTCTCCGACAGCGACTCGCCCGCCACGGTAACGGTTCAGATGGGAGAGTCCGAGGCCGAGGCGCTGCATGAGCCATACCTTGGAGTTGACCAGCTCACCATTCCCGCACATGGCACAGCGTATGGACCGAAGTCGGCGTTTCGCTATGTGAAGCTGCGGTTCGTCGGCGGCGGTCCCAGCCTGCGCTTCAAGGCCATCCATGTAGACGACATCTACTACCCGGTGAAGTATGCAGGCTCGTTCGAGTCGTCCGATCCCATGCTCAACAAGATTTGGGAGACCGGGGCCTATACCGCGCACCTGTGCATGCAGGACGACATCTGGGACGCCTCCAAGCGTGACCGCGCGCGCTGGATGGGCGACACCGATGTCAGCGGTCGCGTCATCGAAGACGTCTTCGGCGACAAGCCGCTGATGGAAGACACGCTGGATCGCCTGATGGGGCCCGCGCCGATCGAAAATCACGTCAACGGCATTCCTGGATACAGCTCGTTCTGGTTTACCGAGGTCGCCGACTACTACAGGCACACCGGCTCCAAAGAATTTCTCGAGAGCGAGCACGCGCGGCTGCTGCAGTTACTGAACTACGTCGATGGCGAATTCGATGCACGCGGAGTCTTTGCGAATACGCGGAAGCAGTGGCTCTACGTGGACTGGTCTCCTGATCTGAACGGCGACACGCCGGAGACGCGCCGCGCAACTACGCTTGAGTTCTACCGTGCCTATCGCGAAGCAGTATGGCTGCTGCGCCAGCTTGGCGATAACGCCAACGCAGATAAATATCAGGCACGCGCCGCGGCCATCGAGGCCGGCACGCAGAAGTATCTTCTCGATCCCGCAACCGAAACCTACGGCCCACGCTGGCAGACCAATGCTGCGGCAATCATCAGCGGCACAGCGGGGCCGCAGCAGTATCCGGCGATCTGGAACCATGTGCTCTCGAACGTCGGCCACATCAAGTACAACGCACTCATCATCACGCCGTATTACAACTACTACGTCATCAGCGCGATGGCGGAGATGAACCATCGCAAGGATGCACTCGCATGGATTCGCCAGTACTGGGGCGGCATGATCGACGAGGGCGCTACCAGCTTCTGGGAAGGCTACGACCCAAGCTGGTACAAGGGCAACTTCCACGCCGCGTTGCAGGCCGACGACGGCTCGGGCTACTTTGTAAGCCTCGCGCATGGGTGGTCGAGCGGACCGACGGCGTGGCTGATGGAACAGATCCTTGGCATCGAACCGACCGGCCCCGGCTTCAGCACCGTGAACATTCGTCCCGACCTCGCCGATCTCAGTTGGGCGAAGGGCGCAGAGCCGACACCGCACGGCTTGCTGAAGGTTGACGTCCGCCGCGACGCCACCAAGGTGGCGCTTGCGATCGATGTGCCTGAAGGCGTCGTCGCCAAGGTAGCCGTACCCGTAATCTCTGCCAGCGCACACGTTCTGGTGAATGGAAAGGCGCAAAAAGCTGTCGCCGCAGAAAACGGAACGCGCTTGATCGTTACGCTCGATTCGCCCGGCCACTACACGCTTGGCAGCAAATAG
- the pabB gene encoding aminodeoxychorismate synthase component I: protein MTRWHQLPQQLHTLVACSPGSVLLQTARFDPSNQRSLLFLDPVQIIAAHTLEEVPDIFRRIEQALAEGFYTAGFLSYECGYHFERFKDVILTEQSLPLAWFGIYRKPLIFDHETGRFDDDPPLPLTDEPIKKPASTFAESVTLAISQEDYTAKIERIKEYIAAGETYQVNFTSKVSVPAEISSDAAFATLLHQQPVAYSALLNVAGHQILSLSPELFFRIEQGKIITRPMKGTMPRGLDSVEDERAAIRLQDDEKNRCEHVMIVDLLRNDIGRICEMGSVQVDDIFSVETYQTLLQMTSTVSGTLRHGLRYYDIFKSVFPSGSITGAPKIRTMEIIHELEASPRGIYTGSIGYMAPDGSAAFNVAIRTLDLHTGKAQMGVGGGIVADSDPEDEYSECLLKAEFLIRPRRDFQLIETMLWNEEFRLLSMHLDRMESSASYFGYTFDRTEITQRLIVESLSFEPEVLYRVRLLLAEDGELTISHAKHTANSASQTGHICLSSEHTSSADVFLRHKTTLRKLYDSQYAKCRDDGFDEVIFLNERDEVTEGAISNIFIRRAGELFTPPLRAGVLPGVFRRHILETDATAKEKVLTLKDLESADAIYLCNSLRGMREVKLSSAASALHTAAH, encoded by the coding sequence TTGACTCGATGGCACCAGCTTCCGCAGCAGTTGCATACCCTGGTTGCCTGTAGTCCAGGTTCTGTCCTGCTCCAGACTGCACGGTTCGATCCATCCAACCAGCGAAGCCTTCTCTTCCTCGACCCTGTTCAAATAATAGCGGCCCATACCCTTGAAGAAGTCCCCGATATCTTTCGGCGCATCGAGCAGGCGCTTGCCGAGGGCTTCTACACAGCGGGCTTTCTCAGTTACGAATGTGGATACCACTTCGAACGTTTCAAGGATGTCATTCTCACTGAGCAGAGTCTGCCGTTAGCATGGTTCGGAATCTATCGAAAGCCACTCATCTTCGATCACGAAACCGGCCGCTTCGATGACGACCCGCCACTACCTCTGACCGATGAGCCAATAAAAAAACCTGCGTCCACATTTGCCGAGAGCGTTACGCTGGCGATCTCGCAAGAGGACTACACCGCGAAGATTGAGCGCATCAAGGAATACATCGCCGCTGGGGAGACCTACCAGGTCAACTTCACCAGTAAGGTCTCCGTGCCTGCTGAAATCAGCTCCGACGCGGCATTTGCGACCCTGCTGCATCAGCAGCCCGTAGCTTACAGCGCATTGCTCAACGTAGCCGGGCATCAGATTCTCTCTCTTTCACCAGAGCTGTTTTTCAGGATCGAACAAGGCAAAATCATCACTCGCCCCATGAAGGGCACCATGCCTCGCGGCCTCGACTCTGTTGAAGATGAGCGGGCCGCCATCCGCTTGCAGGACGATGAAAAAAATCGCTGCGAGCATGTGATGATCGTTGACCTTCTGCGCAACGACATTGGCCGCATCTGCGAGATGGGCAGCGTGCAGGTCGACGATATCTTCTCCGTCGAAACGTATCAGACACTGTTACAGATGACCTCAACAGTCTCGGGCACGCTTCGCCATGGGCTCAGGTACTACGACATCTTCAAAAGCGTGTTCCCCAGCGGCTCCATCACCGGCGCTCCCAAAATTCGCACCATGGAGATCATTCACGAACTAGAAGCATCTCCCCGCGGAATCTACACCGGCTCCATCGGCTACATGGCTCCCGACGGAAGCGCTGCTTTCAATGTGGCCATTCGCACACTCGATCTGCACACAGGCAAAGCGCAGATGGGAGTAGGTGGCGGAATCGTCGCCGACTCCGACCCCGAGGACGAGTACAGCGAATGCCTGCTAAAGGCGGAGTTCCTCATCCGCCCGCGCCGCGACTTTCAGTTGATCGAGACGATGCTCTGGAACGAAGAATTTCGCCTGCTCTCCATGCACCTTGATCGCATGGAGTCCTCTGCCAGCTACTTCGGCTATACCTTTGACCGCACCGAAATCACGCAGAGACTAATTGTCGAATCACTATCATTTGAACCTGAAGTTTTGTATCGTGTGCGCCTGCTGCTCGCCGAAGATGGAGAACTAACGATTAGCCACGCGAAGCATACCGCAAACTCAGCTTCGCAGACGGGACATATCTGTCTTTCCTCGGAACACACTTCATCGGCAGATGTATTTCTTCGTCATAAAACGACGCTGCGCAAGTTATACGATTCGCAATACGCGAAGTGCCGCGACGATGGATTTGACGAAGTTATTTTTCTCAACGAAAGAGACGAGGTTACCGAGGGAGCCATCAGCAACATCTTCATACGCAGAGCAGGCGAGCTGTTCACTCCTCCGCTTCGCGCTGGCGTACTCCCCGGAGTCTTCCGCCGCCACATCCTCGAAACCGATGCCACCGCGAAAGAAAAAGTCTTGACGCTCAAAGATCTGGAATCAGCAGATGCCATCTATCTCTGCAACTCTCTGCGCGGAATGCGCGAGGTCAAACTCTCTTCCGCTGCTAGTGCATTGCATACGGCAGCGCACTAG
- the xseB gene encoding exodeoxyribonuclease VII small subunit, with protein sequence MADFEQKLTALEAVVEKLERGDLSLDESVRLFEEGVKLSDACKKELEAAEGRIQVLVDRGSRMVATDLDVEVEEDDE encoded by the coding sequence ATGGCGGACTTTGAGCAGAAGCTGACAGCGCTGGAGGCAGTGGTCGAGAAGCTTGAGCGCGGAGACCTGTCGCTCGATGAGTCGGTGCGGCTGTTTGAAGAGGGCGTCAAACTATCGGACGCCTGCAAAAAAGAGCTGGAGGCCGCTGAGGGCAGGATTCAGGTGCTGGTCGACCGGGGAAGCCGCATGGTGGCGACCGATCTGGATGTTGAAGTGGAAGAGGATGACGAGTAG